TCCCCTTGCATTAATTACCATAGGTGGCTTCTTGGCAAACCAACCAAAAACACTTGTGGAGTGGAGAAAATTGAATAAGCATCTCAGTACTGAACTGGATATGAACCCGGAGCTTGAGCCCATAAAGTCAATCCTTAGGAAGAGTTATGATGGTTTACCAGATCATCTCAAgtcttgtttcttgtatctgtCCATATTCCCGGCAGATCACAAGGTTAACCGGAGACGTTTAGAGCGGCGTTGGGTTGCAGAAGGTTACTCCAGGGACATTTGTGGCAAGTCTATGGAGGAAGTAGCCAGCAACTATTTCATGGAACTAATAGATAGGAGCATGATACTGCCCTCTCAACAATCAGTTTAcagcagaaaaaaaattgaCTCTTGTCATGTACATGATCTCATGCATGAAATTGGCATCTCAAAGTCACTGGAGGAAAATCTTATTTTTAGACTGGAGGAAGGCTGCAGCTCAAACACCCAAGGCATGTTTCGCCACCTTGCCGTAAGCAGTAACTGGAAGGGAGATAAGAGTGAGTTTGAGACCATTGTGGACCTATCACGTATACGGTCATTGACAGTATTTGGGACGGTTAAGCCATTTTTCATTTCAGAGAAGATGAGGCTTCTGCGGGTGCTGGACTTGGAAGGCACAGAAGGTCTGGTTGATCATCACCTTGAGCAAATCAGCGAGCTTTATCACCTAAAATATCTTTCTCTAAGAGGATGTGGTGATATCTATTACCTGCCAGATTCGTTTGGTAACCTGAGGCAACTCCAAACATTGGATATTGCATTCACAAAAGTGAGGAAGCTACCAAAGACAATCACCGGACTCACAAAGCTACAGAACTTTTGTGCTGGGACTGTTGGAGTTAGCGAGGCTGAACAATTCAAGGAAACTGTAAAAGATGCGCCAAAGCTATTGGGAAACCAGCCATGCGTTTTGGCTGTATGCTCACTGGCCTGTTCTGTAGCATGGTGTGCACCTCAGCTTTTGAAAAGGAGACTCAACTTCGATGGCGAACCAAACAGGCACGATGTGTGCACTGTCTGTTGTTGCTCCCTGCTACCTCTTCTGGCAACACGCGGAAGTGTATGTGGTGTTCAGCTGCCAAAAGGGATCCGAAAACTGAAGGCCCTGCAAACATTGGGTCTTGTGAACCTTGCGCAGGGGAAGAAGATCCTGCGTGACATAAAGAGGCTTACCCGGCTGCGGAAGTTAGCAGTGACAGGCATCAGCCGAAGAAATGCTCAAGAGTTATGGTCAGCTATTGCCAACCTTAGCTGCCTGGAATCATTGCTGCTGCGGGCAGAGGGGGACATGGGCTTACTTGGCTGCTTAATATTTGGCACACAGTCACCGCCAAGAAATCTACAGAGCCTCAAGTTGTACGGCACTGTGTGGGAATTGCCGTCATGGATCGAAGGGCTCCAGAATCTTGTGAAACTGACGCTAAGGAGCACAGGGTTAGTTGATGTTAGTGCCGCCATCGAAGCCCTTGGGAAGCTACCAAACCTGGCGATTCTGCGTCTGAGGAGGGATTCGTTCGTGGGCCATGAGCTCCGGTTCAGTTTCCATGGGGACGCATTGGCGTTCCCAAACCTGACGCTGATGGAGTTCGATCGCCCACGCAAGCTGCAATCGGTGGAGTTTAAAGAAGGAGCAATGCCTAAGCTTGAGCTGCTGGAATTTTGTGCGCGGACTCAGGAAGCACGCGTTGGGCTGTTGACAGGGCTCCCACACCTCACAAGCCTCAAGGAATTTACGCTCAGTGGCAATGGGTACGGCAGTGACATTGTGGAAGACTTGCGGACACAGGTTGAAACGAACCCGAATCGACCCATTTTCAAGTGGACTGCACGTAGTGCAGCACCAGAGGAGGCAGGCCACCATCAATCCAACTCCCTTCAGCAAAGCTAGCAGCAGGTGCTGTTAATTTCCTTTTAATCGTTTATGTGTTTATGTTTGGCGTGGCACTAGTGTGCGTGTGGCTGAAGAGGAAAGCATTAGCCGTCTGTTCTTTGAATGTAATTGCGAAACAACTTTGGATGGAGCTGTCTGAGTTAGCAGATACATACGCCCCCTTTTACAAGCTTTGAGAATATGGCTTGGTTCTGGATTAGCAACGAAAAAAATTAACAAAACATGCCGGCCGGCTAATATGATCACTGCGGCAGCCATGTGGGCTTGGTGGAAAATCGTGAATAATTCGGTTTGTTTCCAGGATTGGCAGGCAACTACCTTTCGTCTTTTCTGGGTGtttgataaaaaaaaggaaattccTTGTGGATATGGCACTCCATTCTGGGGATGCACAAGAATTGGACACTCTCGGTTTTGTACACTGGCGAAACGGCCACGAATTGTGCTTGCTGACCGCAGACCTGGAAGGAAGCTGGACGTTGGCAGTTGGCACACTGTTTTTCCCGACGGTATGTATATGGTCCGGCGATCGGGTAAGGTACGGTCTGGCTGCCGGTGTTCTTCTAGTTTAATGTTGCTGAATAGATACAGTCTTAGTGATAGCTCCTGATTTACTTACGGTTTCACCGAATTCATCAGCTCCTGCCGAGGGCATGTCTCATGAACAAGCCCATGTCACATCGTCAAATATAAAAGCAAAGGATAATAATGATTTGGCTTTGCTGATCAATATCGTGTCGGAAGTCAGAACCAACGTTAGCATCAAATGTTAGCGGCTGATACATACCAGCAGCAGGTCGATCTTCTCCTTTCTCCATATAATATATTATTAATTAATTCATGGAGTTCACCACCAGCGCCTCCCAGCAgaatgccgccaccgccgtggacCTCTTCGATGACGagagccgcctccgcgccgctagGGTTGGTTTGGTTTCCTCGGCGGGGTTTCCGTGACCGACGTCTTCGTGTGCGTGTAGGCTCGTGTACCGGAGCAAGCAGCGCTGGTTCCTGGAGCTCGACCTCGTGCTCGGGACCTGGGTCGAGAACCACATCCACGCCATGGACGAGGCCAACATCCGCGCGCTCCTCCAACTTGCTGGCTCTCCGCTCGCCGGCGGGCGGACTCGCTGCCGCATACAGTGGCCAAGGGGTGGAcagtatttcatttaccgtccgtCCACCCCTTGGACAGCTGAGACCCGTCCAATCCTCAGCCGACGGCTAGGATACACCCGATTCGGACTTGGATGTCAAAATTACCACTCATACACAACACGCACCCTAGTATTGACCAGCTgactgatctttttttttttcaatgggAGACTTGGATGTCACTGGATTCTTCTCTAGTGCAATCTTTACGCCTCTGAGCGATGTTACCCTCCAAGACATCTCGACCTTAGGTAGATCTCCACAGACCAATAGCACCATTCAAATTCAATCAAGGGTAGATCGatgtcgtggtgtggaaaaccacagccgggtagCGGATTACACCCGtctaatcctaagtgtaggatgaGCTTCGGGGCTGTCAAGGagtgctcgatctagaggcgaATGAATGCGagaagcacacaaggatttagagtggttcgggccgccggagcgtaataccctacgtctactGTGAGTTGTATTGCCAGAGCTTAGAGTGTGCTCTCTGAGCCCGAGAGGGAGGTTGTGTGAGATTCGTGATCTTTTGACCTTGTGACCACTATCTATCGTGCGtgccctcccttttatatgcctaaggggagcacgtacacagagcagggccccgacatgtgcacccggcgatgtattataaactactcTTTGGCCTTTAATGAcccagatccggagatcttgtcgtcggtcTTCGTGCGTAGCTTCTAACCAGGggtggtcttgagctgtcctgtcggagtagagtctagcctctgcagccgcgcgtcgaggtcatgatgaagcgccgaactactgactcagtccgctaTAGCAGCGTGTACTATTGCCCCAGTTAGTAGCCGGTCATCATAACttgtcgcccacgcgcgcggcgctgagacacTGCTACGTGCCTCGGT
This portion of the Panicum virgatum strain AP13 chromosome 2N, P.virgatum_v5, whole genome shotgun sequence genome encodes:
- the LOC120659261 gene encoding disease resistance protein PIK6-NP-like, whose translation is MEAAALSVGRSVLDATLSYARSAVAEEVALQLHIRRDYAFVRDELEMMRSFLMAAHKEQEDNDRVLKTWVKQVRDVTYDVEDCIQDFSVHLHKPSGWPLARILLQRRRIAKKMKELRERVEDVSQRNMRYQLFKGAAPNPATAAGQSSTTAASMFGIDEARHVARQQKSRADLVHLIINQDEALGVIAVWGENGDLGQMSIIRAAYENVDVKSKFPCRAWVRVTDPFNPKDFVQSMVKQFDSAVGVNVLLDTESTLLEAENEQLVGEFNRYVNENSYLIVLNNVSTIEQWDQIKVCFPNNMRGSRIIVSTTQVEVASLCPGQETQVLELSQLSADQTLYAFYEKGSQDAVESITASPSSNAGTTSSNNSTLSTSEMSEIQPEGADGSNAARNSRINIVTNYLDKPQLIGRDQEKSDIIELILNQAGQDLPVISVWGMGGVGKTTLVKDAYQSQNLSSMFERRAFVTVKHPFILEELLKSLVMQLDAETSKKRSLVHFGGSTRKSLAMMGVEELIAELATLLERKRCLIVLDDLSSTVMWDLTIRSFPQLENTSRIIVTTREEKIARHCSKKQENVYKLKVLQHKDALDLFTKKVYKETTDLDNHPELIDEAKVILKKCEGLPLALITIGGFLANQPKTLVEWRKLNKHLSTELDMNPELEPIKSILRKSYDGLPDHLKSCFLYLSIFPADHKVNRRRLERRWVAEGYSRDICGKSMEEVASNYFMELIDRSMILPSQQSVYSRKKIDSCHVHDLMHEIGISKSLEENLIFRLEEGCSSNTQGMFRHLAVSSNWKGDKSEFETIVDLSRIRSLTVFGTVKPFFISEKMRLLRVLDLEGTEGLVDHHLEQISELYHLKYLSLRGCGDIYYLPDSFGNLRQLQTLDIAFTKVRKLPKTITGLTKLQNFCAGTVGVSEAEQFKETVKDAPKLLGNQPCVLAVCSLACSVAWCAPQLLKRRLNFDGEPNRHDVCTVCCCSLLPLLATRGSVCGVQLPKGIRKLKALQTLGLVNLAQGKKILRDIKRLTRLRKLAVTGISRRNAQELWSAIANLSCLESLLLRAEGDMGLLGCLIFGTQSPPRNLQSLKLYGTVWELPSWIEGLQNLVKLTLRSTGLVDVSAAIEALGKLPNLAILRLRRDSFVGHELRFSFHGDALAFPNLTLMEFDRPRKLQSVEFKEGAMPKLELLEFCARTQEARVGLLTGLPHLTSLKEFTLSGNGYGSDIVEDLRTQVETNPNRPIFKWTARSAAPEEAGHHQSNSLQQS